A single window of Halococcus salifodinae DSM 8989 DNA harbors:
- a CDS encoding AAA family ATPase: protein MDGPLWTDTHAPALADLPQSSVRESLERAIDEPLNLILHGPSGAGKTAAVRALAEQTHADPDNDLVELNVADVFGRTKKEVSNDPRFASFITPKRRRNSSKADLIKHVLSESASYAPVSGGYKTVLLDNAEGIREDFQQALRRVMERHHRTTQFVIATRQPSKLIPPIRSRCFSIPVRAPTTDEIVGVLESIVAREDVAHDVDGLEYVAASADGDLRRAILGAQTTAEEVGEITMDAAYDALGSVGRDDRIEAMITEAADGEFTDARSTLDDLLVDEGMDGGEVLAELLRVARSRSVGPDAAALHRLAGEIDMDLAEGTNDRLHLSHLLAELDR from the coding sequence ATGGACGGGCCGCTGTGGACCGACACGCACGCGCCGGCGCTCGCCGATCTTCCCCAATCGTCGGTTCGGGAGTCGCTGGAGCGCGCGATCGACGAACCGCTGAATCTGATCCTCCACGGACCATCGGGTGCGGGCAAGACCGCCGCGGTGCGCGCGCTCGCCGAGCAAACGCACGCCGACCCCGACAACGATCTGGTGGAGCTGAACGTCGCCGACGTCTTCGGCCGGACGAAAAAGGAAGTGAGCAACGACCCCCGATTCGCGTCGTTCATCACGCCGAAGCGCCGGCGCAACTCCTCGAAGGCCGATCTCATCAAACACGTGCTCTCGGAATCCGCGAGCTACGCGCCGGTGTCTGGCGGATACAAAACCGTGCTCCTCGACAACGCCGAGGGGATCCGTGAGGACTTCCAGCAGGCGCTCCGGCGGGTGATGGAGCGCCATCATCGGACGACACAGTTCGTCATCGCGACGCGCCAGCCCTCGAAGCTGATCCCGCCGATCCGCTCGCGGTGCTTTTCGATCCCGGTGCGCGCGCCGACCACCGACGAGATCGTGGGCGTCCTCGAATCGATCGTCGCACGCGAGGACGTGGCTCACGACGTGGACGGTCTCGAATACGTCGCCGCCTCCGCCGACGGCGATCTCCGGCGGGCGATCTTGGGCGCGCAGACCACCGCCGAGGAGGTCGGCGAGATCACGATGGACGCCGCCTACGACGCGCTCGGTTCCGTGGGCCGCGACGACCGGATCGAGGCGATGATCACTGAGGCTGCCGACGGCGAGTTCACCGACGCCCGGTCGACCCTCGACGACCTGCTCGTCGACGAAGGGATGGACGGCGGCGAGGTCCTCGCCGAACTCCTCCGTGTCGCGCGATCACGATCGGTGGGTCCGGACGCCGCCGCGCTCCACCGCCTCGCGGGTGAGATCGACATGGATCTCGCGGAGGGCACCAACGACCGCCTTCATCTCTCGCACCTGCTCGCCGAACTCGATCGGTAG